The Oscillatoria acuminata PCC 6304 genomic interval GAGACATTAACATCGGTAACACTCACCATTCCCGCACCCACGCGGTCATCCTTAATGTCACTGATTAACATTAAACTGACTTCGCGCTTAATTAAGGATGCGACACGCTCTACTCGACGATCGGTAGCCATAATTTTGATTCCCTTGTTTGCATCGTACTCATCTGTTTGGGTGGCATTTGAATGCATCCACCTCTTTGTAGTGTAGGATTTTAATCTTTCCTACCGCTACAACAGCAAACCGCGCCTGTAGGAGGATCTGTTTCTAAAGAGGGAAATTTGGCACTGTCATTCATACAGATCATTCACTTCAGGATATTAAGGGACCCAGGTGGGAGGGTTTTTGGTGCGAAAGGGTCTAGGACGGCGGTACAGTCCAGGTTAGAAACCGGGTTTTTCACAAAATTTCTGCCCTAATAATGACCCAATCTGGGTCAAAAACCCGGTTTGAGATCCCAGGGATCTCAAACTGTCGCGATGCTCTAGGTCACGGCCAATCCCAACATCCCTCGTAAGGTCAACCCGACAAAAATTAGGGTAGTCACCACGAAAGTGACTAAGGCGATCGCAGTTACGGGTTTTTCCAAGAGTGGCTTAACCCAACCGAAGAGGGCAAAAAAGATGCCCAGAATGATCGTGACAAAGTAGCGCGGATAGCGAAGGACATTATCCCAAAAATCATCAAACATAAAAATTCAGATTCAACAACAGGAGCGGCTAAGTCTGTTTGCATTGTACCGCGTAGCATTGTTCCGCGAGTTGCACCAGTTGAGTAAACTTCCAAGTCCCTTGGTCATTCAGATTCGCCGCCAGTTCCCGGGGAATTGCATCCAGTCCCAGATAGGTCCCGGAAATTGCACCGGCCATCGCTGCGGTTGTATCCACGTCACCCCCTACAATAATCGCAGTGCAAATGGTTTCCCAGTAATCCTCGGGGGTTTTTAAGAAGGAATAGAGGCTCCAAAGGACACTTCCGATGACAAAGGGAGAAATTCCCGGCCAACGTTGCTCGTGATCCGGGGCAATACCGGCCCGAGAAATCAGTCGGACTGCTTCCTCAATGGGTAACTCGATCCAGTCGATTAAGTCCCTCAGATATCCGGCGAGGATGGGTTCAATTTGCCCGGTCCATTCGCTTAACTGGGATAGAAAGGAGGCAGGATTGACGGATTCCCCGCGCAGGACAAGGGCCACAGCCCCGGCGATCGCCACGGACCCGGCACAGCATCGGGGGTCTTGATGGGTGCTGCGTCCTTGGTCTACAGCAGCCTGAATCAGTTGAGGCGGGTCATTGTAAAAGATTAACCCAATGGGTGCGGCACGCATGGCGCTGCCATTCCCTGCGGACGGAGGCGGTTCCCCGGCGGATTGCCAGGGAATCCCCTGGGCTAATCGTAAGGCTGCGGCTTCTGTAGACCGTCCTCGCCCGACGATCCGTTCTTCTGTGAAGATTGCTCCAATGCGGTGGGCATAGTCTTCGGGGTCGAATCGGTCACAGGCGATATAACTTTGGAGGAGTTCTCGGGCGAGTTGGGAATCATCGGTGTATTGACCAAAGGGAAAGGGGAAGCGATCGCGGTCTCGAATTCGCTTGACCTTGAGTTCGTAATTTACATAATTTTGACAAACTTCTTCGGCATAGCCTTCAACACGACAGCCAACAGCATCACCGAGGCACTGTCCAATTAAACAGCCTTTAAATTGTTCTAAACGGGATACCTTTGGCATGGTCATTTAGATTAGATAAATTTTCTATGAAAGTAGTTAATTATATCATGTTTTGATGAAAATCAATCATTAACATTTTTCCAGTGGCATCATAAAATAATGTGGCAAAACAGAGTTCTGGATAGACTCTGCCGCGTTTTTGTTTTTGAATTCCGCCCATTGCCACCTGGACTCGATAACCTGTTCCTAAATTAATATCAAAATATTCATTAAAAAAGGCTTTTGTTACAATATCAATTTGAACCCCTTCTGGGATAGCGACACTTATATCTTCATCTTCTAGTTGAACTTTTTTCTGGCCCGATGCCCGGTATTTTTGTAACATATTATTGACATCTTCAAAGATTTGAGGGTCGGGTAAAATGCGATCTATAGCTTGGATAACATCCTGAGAATCCATCGGGGAAACCTCCTGAAAAATACATGATCATAATCAAGGACTCAGTTGAAGCAGCGATCGCGCTTTCGGGAGAAAGAATGGATCTATCTGACTGATTCAACCCGCTTACCCTGCAATTAGATTGCAGTGGGCGTATCTATTTTAGACCGAAAGGACTCGGGGTTTTGATACGAATTGAGACAATTCGAGGGAGAAGTCCTCTGAAGGCGTGGGTCACTCCCGGTTAAGGAATGGGGACTCCCCCTCCATTATGCCAAAATCGGTTTTAAACGGTCGTATCAATGATTACTCCTGGGTTTCCCCGAGGTGATCTCCCACAGAATTCCAGTCGCGATCGTGGTATGTTAGGGATTCATGAACTTTTGGAGTTGGGTTGGGATTGAAACCGACCCAAATTGCGACAGAATGGCCTAGGTAAGGGCGCTGGAGTGGTGCAGGAAAGGGGAGGAGGTGCGGTTGAGGGGACTCGTTTCCTGGGGTGCGATCGCCCAAAGAAGGATCACCGCTATTTCCCTGATCTCGACTCCAGCAAAAGAATATCAAGGGCAATCCTTGAGTTCATCAATTGAGTTCGGTTCACCCAAAAGGGATGTCGTTGCTACAAAATTAGTTACAGCTTTAGGTAGAGATGAACGATCCGACTACATTAACAGTTTTACCCCGCCCTTTTCTAAAATGGGCTGGGGGAAAAACCCAACTGCTTCAACAATATCAACCCCTATTTCCCCCTCAGTTTAAAAATTATTACGAGCCATTTTTAGGGGGTGGCGCGGTTTTTTTCTATTTATTTCAAGAGCATTCTGCTGGGTTTAAGGCAGTTTTATCCGATGTCAATGCAGAGTTGATTAATATGTATCGCTGCGTTAAAACTGACGTAGAGGCTTTAATCAAAGAATTAGAATCTCATCAACGTAAACATAATCCTGAGTATTATTATCAAATTAGAGCGCAGAAAAACCAGAAGCTGGTAAAAAAAGCTGCTCGAATTATTTATTTAAACAAAACTTGTTTTAATGGATTATATCGAGAAAATTCTAAAGGGGAATTTAATGTGCCGATTGGCCGATATAAAAATCCGACCATTTGTAATGCAGAGTTACTGCGGGCGGATTCCCAGGTCTTGCAATCGGTAAAATTAGAAGTGCGGGATTTTGATAAAGTTCTGGAAGAGGCCAAAACAGACCAAGATTTTGTTTATTTTGACCCGCCTTATTATCCTCTGAGTAATACGAGTCAATTTACATCGTACAGTCGGTATAATTTTAATGAACAGGACCAAATTCGGTTACGGGATGTGTTTGCTGAACTGGCCAAGCGAGAGGTAAAAGTGATGCTGTCTAATTCAGATTGTCCGTTTATTCGAGAACTTTACCAGGAGTTCCCAATTCATGAAGTCTCAGCAGCGCGATCAATTAATTCCAAAGGAACTCATCGGGGGAAAATTTCTGAAGTGGTGGTGACGTCGTATTAATGGGAAACGGAGAGAATTTTGTGATCAAGATTGGCGGGGATGAAGTTATAAAGGAATAGAGCCTCGGTCAAACGTTCGACTATTTTGGTCAATGCCGGTGATGTGAAGGCGATCGCGATAAATTTCAATCGCCGCAAAACTCAGTTGACTCGCCGATCGCGCCGTCCAACTGGAACGTCCCACCCGTCGGGTTTTCGCACCGGCACCACAAGTTAAGTAGGTGGTATTCCCGATCGCCTGGGTTCGTTCGTAATTATGATTATGTCCATTAATATAGAGTGCAACGCCATGTTGTAGGAACAATGGCATCAGTTTCCGACGGAGGAAGCGACTGCCTAAATGTAACCCCGAGGTATAGAGGGGATGATGTCCCATGACAATTTTACAGAGTGCATCACTCTGTTGGAGTTGAGTCTCTAACCAAGGTAATTGACTCTGCCAATTGGCATTGCGGTTGGTATCCAGGACAAAAAACTCCACTTGATCCCGGCGTAAACTATAGTAGCGCCCTTGCATATTAAAGCCCGGATATTGGACTTGATCATTGCCGTTATTGGTTTTAATATCATGATTGCCCAAACAGGCATAAAATTTAACCTGGGCATCGAGGAGCGATCGGTAGGGTTGCTCAAAGACACGCTCTATTTTCTCAATTTCGCCATGATTGTAGATATTATCTCCAGCGAGCAAGACTAAATCGAAAGGATTATACTCATGGTAGCGGGCGATCGCCCGTCCGACTGCATATTGACCCTCATTACCCGCACCCGTATCTGCCACCGCGACAAAACGCAGCAGCAAGGTATCTGGGGATGGTGGTATCAAATCCAACGGAGTCTCTGACCTCTCTTTCGTTAGCCCCCTGAGAGATTTGCCTAGGATAGCAAAGGTTAAGGCACTAAGTCCAGCCAGTAAAAATTCTCGGCGTGTCTGGTTCATTGGTTCGGGAATTTGCAAGAATTAGGGGACATTTCCAACAAAATGATAGATTAATCCCAGGATGGCCGCATCTTTATAAAAGTATTCCCTGTTGTCCTCGTCGATCGCCTAGAACAAGATGTCCCAAGATCCGCCAACTCCATCAGAGTCAGACCCTCAAATCCCAACACCGGCAAACGCTTCTCCACCTGTGCCGCCTGCGCCGAAACCTCCGCCATCGGGATTCAAAGCGCTGGCGATCGCCACATTGCGCTCCATTATTCAACTGTTAGAAGGCGTCGTTGAGGCCCTGGAAACGGAACCGATTCCCCCATCCCAGACTCCTACCCAAGTTAGGATAGAAGGGCTCGGGGTAGAACGTCAGCCGACCATTTTATCCCAGATTTTAGCGCCGATTCGCGCCCTGTTACCGACGGCACTCAATCAAACCTTGTCCGATTGGGGATTAACTGGGGCGATCGCCTTGATTGTCGTGGTGATTACTTGGACGACAACCAGCGTTCTCTTCCCCAAACCCGCAGAAGTGGCACAAGTTCCTTTTCCTACCTCATCGGAAGTCTCGGAAATGCCTCCAGCGGAATTCCCCCCCGTTTCCGAGGTTCCCACCACCGCACCGGAATTCCCCTCCGTCAAGAAAGAACCACCCCCAATCATCTCCCCGAAAGAGACAAACCGGCCTAAAAAAGCGCCTCCCGTGGTGGAAAAGCCACCTGCTCCTTTAACCCCGGAACAAACCCTCATTGCGGCGATTCAGAGCCAAGTTGCACAAGTCACTGAGGATGCAGATATTCCGATCGCCTCGATTCAAGCTAATTTTGGGGCCTCTCAATTGCTCGTGCGAATTAGCGATGAGTGGTACAACATCACCGCTGCTCGTCAAGATAAGTTAGCCTCGCAAATTTTCGAGCGTGGGAAAGAGTTGGATTTTAGAACAGTGGAAATTGCCGATTCTCAGGGTAATTTGTTGGCTCGCAGTCCCGTGGTTGGGTCTAGGATGATTATTGTCAAACGGCAGCAAGAATGAAGGTTTTAATGGGTTAGCTAAAACTGAAGCAAGTCTAAGTCTAAGTCTATAAAAACCAGCCCTGTCAAGGTGATCAATTTAATGACGAAAAATCGTTATTTCTTGGACAGGCGATCACTCTCGCGCCCCTACAAGAGGTAAATTTGATGACGAAAAATCATGGTTTCTTGTAGGGGCGTATTGCATACGCCCAAAAGAGGGCGTATGCAATACGCCCCTACAATCTACACACCTTGACAGGGCTAGTCTATAAAAACCCACCCCCTCAAGGGTGTGGGTTTCAATTCAAATTCAAATGTTTTTGATAGGCTTGAACCTTGAGGTCAATGCCGGTAATGTCAGTGCCGACGACAACGGCATTCGCGCCTAAATTGAGGGCGCGTTTTGCCATTTCCGGGGAACTGATGCCGCCTTCACAAATCAGGAATCCGGGGAAGGTTTTGCGGATTTCGGCGAGGAGATCGAACCCGGGAGGAATGGAGTGTTGGGTGGCGCGGGTGTAGCCATAGAGGGTGGTGCCAATGATATCGGCTCCAAAATTGGCAGCAGCGATCGCCGCTTCGAGGGTATCCACATCCGCCATGACGGGTTTTCCCAGGTGGGTGTGAATGGCGGCAATTAGATTGGAGAGGGTTTCATCATGGGGACGGGTGCGACTGGTGGCATCGATGGCGATGATATCGGCACCACTACCGGCGATCGCCTCGGCATGATGAAATTGTGGGGTGATGTAAACTTCAGATCCGGGGATAGATTGTTTCCAGAGGCCGATAATGGGAACGGTGGCACCGAGGCGATCGCGCACCGCTTGGACATGAGCGGGGGTATCGATGCGGACCCCCACGGCTCCATTACGAACCGATGCCAAGGCGACTGCGGCAATGATTGAGGGTTCAGCTAAGGGTGAATCTGGGGGAGCCTGACAGGAAACAATTAATCCGCCCTCCAAAGGGGCGATCGCAGCGGTCAAATTCACCGATTTTTCAGAGAGTTGTTCGTTCATTAATCCGTTAAATAGTCTGGATTTTGATAAAATTTCAAGGGATGAAATTAACTCGGGCTTATTCAAGCAGCAGGCGATAAAATTCTACCGTATTTATCCCAAAATCCGGATCTCCAAACTCATTTTTATCTCTGACGCCGCGCCGGCGGGCTTTGTCTGCTTTCCTCCCCACCATGCATGGGTGCAGGTTGTTATAGACTTTATTTGCTCGCACCAATTTCCCCTCTTTCGGGTTGATTGAGCGCTCTGCAAGAGTAAAATAAAGCATTCACTTGATTAATGAGCCGTTCTGGAGCGATGGGTTTCGGGGAACAATCATCCGCCCCCGCTTCAAAAGCCCGGTCTTTATCTTCCCCAGTTTCTAGACCAATTAAGGCTAAAATTTTCAGGTTTTCCCGCGCCGGGGACTGACGCAAAGACTGAATCAGTTCCGATCCATTCATGCCCAGTAAGGCATAATTTAGAATCACTACAGTGGGTTGTAGGAGTTCAAATTGTTCGAGTGCCGTCGCCCCATCAATCATCCACACTACTTGATACCCAGCGGTGGTTAAAATGTCACAAATTAGGATGGCACTTTCTTCACAATCTTCAATCAAAATGATTCGACCTTGCAGGGGTTCTGAACTAAAGGAGTCACCTAGACGACTCTGAGAAGTGGAGTTCGATAATAACCGCGCCGCAGGCAGATGGACCGTAAAAATAGAACCTTCGCCTACGGTGGATTGTACTTCAATCCATCCCCCATGAAGTTCGACGAGTTGTTTCGTTAAAGCGAGTCCAAGTCCCGTACCGCCATATTGACGACGGTAGGAGGTATCTAATTGTTGAAAGTTCTTGAAGAGTAGAGATTGTTGGTCTTCGGGAATCCCGACGCCGGTATCTTCCACTTGGAAGATCACATTTTTATTTTCACTCCAAACTCGCAGGGTAACTGTTCCTCCGTTGGGTGTAAATTTAATGGCATTGTTCAACAGGTTTAAGATAATTTGCTGCACTCGGCGGCGATCGGCGGTCCAGAGGTCGTTTCTTTGACCCTCTAGGGCGAGAGTCATTTCTAGTTCTAATCCGGCTTCTACGGCTTTGGGAGCGACGTTTTGTAAGCACTGGTGCGCGAGTTTAGTCAAGGAAAATTCTGTGATTTTTAAAATGGCTTTGCCTGCTTCTAATTGAGACAAGTCCAGAATGTCATTAATCAGTTCCAGCAGGTGTTCGCCACTGTCATGAATGGTTTTAAGATATTCCTGTTGTTTGGCACTCATTTGTCCAAAGGACCAGCGCAAGAGGGTAGAAGACATCCCAATTACACAGGTTAAAGGCGTTCGCAATTCGTGACTCATGGTGGCCAAAAATTCGCTTTTGGCACGATTGGCCGATTCAGCAGCAACTAGGGCATCGTGGAGGTCATGAGTGCGTTCGATGACTCGTTCTTCTAATGTTTTTTTTTGGCGATGGACTTGGGCGTACAGTTCGGCTTGGTGAATGGCTAAGGCTAAATGTTCGGCAATATGTTTAAGAAAGTCTTGTTCGCTGGGGAGCCAAAATCGGGTTTCAAAACATTGATGAGCAATTAACAGTCCCCAGAGGTTATCTTGAACGACAATCGGGACAATTAATTGGGCCTGAATTTGATTGTCCCGCAGCATTTCTAAATAGCTGGGGGATAAAGTGTAGGCGGTCGTAACATCGGCAATAACTTGAATAAAGCCTTTATGATATTTAGCTTGAAATTCGGCTTCGGGCATAAAAGACCCTCCTTGGTTTTGAACGCTCAGGAGGGAGGGAATCTCGTTGGAGGCTCTGGATTCGTAGGTGATAGCGCCGAGTTCCGGTTGTTCGGGGGTGAGGAATCGTTGGGGGAAATTTTTAGACTCTTTCTCCTCTAAATCCTCCGAAACAGACTCAATTTCGTCCCAAAGGTGGAAGGGTTCCCGAAGGTTTTCAGGGGATGGGTTACCATTGCTGGAGT includes:
- a CDS encoding DUF751 family protein, whose translation is MFDDFWDNVLRYPRYFVTIILGIFFALFGWVKPLLEKPVTAIALVTFVVTTLIFVGLTLRGMLGLAVT
- a CDS encoding ADP-ribosylglycohydrolase family protein; this translates as MTMPKVSRLEQFKGCLIGQCLGDAVGCRVEGYAEEVCQNYVNYELKVKRIRDRDRFPFPFGQYTDDSQLARELLQSYIACDRFDPEDYAHRIGAIFTEERIVGRGRSTEAAALRLAQGIPWQSAGEPPPSAGNGSAMRAAPIGLIFYNDPPQLIQAAVDQGRSTHQDPRCCAGSVAIAGAVALVLRGESVNPASFLSQLSEWTGQIEPILAGYLRDLIDWIELPIEEAVRLISRAGIAPDHEQRWPGISPFVIGSVLWSLYSFLKTPEDYWETICTAIIVGGDVDTTAAMAGAISGTYLGLDAIPRELAANLNDQGTWKFTQLVQLAEQCYAVQCKQT
- a CDS encoding DNA adenine methylase, producing MNDPTTLTVLPRPFLKWAGGKTQLLQQYQPLFPPQFKNYYEPFLGGGAVFFYLFQEHSAGFKAVLSDVNAELINMYRCVKTDVEALIKELESHQRKHNPEYYYQIRAQKNQKLVKKAARIIYLNKTCFNGLYRENSKGEFNVPIGRYKNPTICNAELLRADSQVLQSVKLEVRDFDKVLEEAKTDQDFVYFDPPYYPLSNTSQFTSYSRYNFNEQDQIRLRDVFAELAKREVKVMLSNSDCPFIRELYQEFPIHEVSAARSINSKGTHRGKISEVVVTSY
- a CDS encoding metallophosphoesterase, translating into MNQTRREFLLAGLSALTFAILGKSLRGLTKERSETPLDLIPPSPDTLLLRFVAVADTGAGNEGQYAVGRAIARYHEYNPFDLVLLAGDNIYNHGEIEKIERVFEQPYRSLLDAQVKFYACLGNHDIKTNNGNDQVQYPGFNMQGRYYSLRRDQVEFFVLDTNRNANWQSQLPWLETQLQQSDALCKIVMGHHPLYTSGLHLGSRFLRRKLMPLFLQHGVALYINGHNHNYERTQAIGNTTYLTCGAGAKTRRVGRSSWTARSASQLSFAAIEIYRDRLHITGIDQNSRTFDRGSIPL
- a CDS encoding N-acetylmannosamine-6-phosphate 2-epimerase, with product MNEQLSEKSVNLTAAIAPLEGGLIVSCQAPPDSPLAEPSIIAAVALASVRNGAVGVRIDTPAHVQAVRDRLGATVPIIGLWKQSIPGSEVYITPQFHHAEAIAGSGADIIAIDATSRTRPHDETLSNLIAAIHTHLGKPVMADVDTLEAAIAAANFGADIIGTTLYGYTRATQHSIPPGFDLLAEIRKTFPGFLICEGGISSPEMAKRALNLGANAVVVGTDITGIDLKVQAYQKHLNLN
- a CDS encoding hybrid sensor histidine kinase/response regulator — translated: MPTLEVSRRTLSHNTFEQLRQLLQQQGKRQGSVVLTESVLDREEIPSDHPWQWFTLVLSEEFKVLLLGGPAEETNSDRQDPIGTLAPPIEGRSPQVEVGLTFEPSQVAQFLTGLEQSSLVNLEHDELERTRNSLQPNNPHLQSEFTLSAIALLTAEDFHPTASYSSDTCVSICQPVENALHHQIEQERLLNQVTTQIRQSLELPTILSTAVEQVRRFLLVDRLAIFQFNPQNQSRIVDSSNGNPSPENLREPFHLWDEIESVSEDLEEKESKNFPQRFLTPEQPELGAITYESRASNEIPSLLSVQNQGGSFMPEAEFQAKYHKGFIQVIADVTTAYTLSPSYLEMLRDNQIQAQLIVPIVVQDNLWGLLIAHQCFETRFWLPSEQDFLKHIAEHLALAIHQAELYAQVHRQKKTLEERVIERTHDLHDALVAAESANRAKSEFLATMSHELRTPLTCVIGMSSTLLRWSFGQMSAKQQEYLKTIHDSGEHLLELINDILDLSQLEAGKAILKITEFSLTKLAHQCLQNVAPKAVEAGLELEMTLALEGQRNDLWTADRRRVQQIILNLLNNAIKFTPNGGTVTLRVWSENKNVIFQVEDTGVGIPEDQQSLLFKNFQQLDTSYRRQYGGTGLGLALTKQLVELHGGWIEVQSTVGEGSIFTVHLPAARLLSNSTSQSRLGDSFSSEPLQGRIILIEDCEESAILICDILTTAGYQVVWMIDGATALEQFELLQPTVVILNYALLGMNGSELIQSLRQSPARENLKILALIGLETGEDKDRAFEAGADDCSPKPIAPERLINQVNALFYSCRALNQPERGEIGASK